The genomic stretch AGTCAGGTTTTTGCCGATCATCCGCACCAGAATGATCGCGGCGATGTTGGCGATGACCACGGCGATCAGGCCGCCGGCCGAGGCCATGCCGACATCGAACTGCACCAGCGCCTGGTTGTAGATCAGGTAGGCGAGGTTGGTCGACGCGTAGCCGGGGCCGCCGTTGGTGGTGGTGAAGATTTCGGCGAACACCGACAGCAGGAAGATGGTTTCAATCATCACCACCACGGCAATCGGCCGCGCCAGATGCGGCAGGGTCAGGTGCCAGAAGATCGCGACAGGGCCGGCGCCGTCGAGGCGGGCGGCTTCTTTCTGTTCCTGGTCGAGGGACTGCATGGCGGTCATCAGGATCAGGATTGCGAAGGGCAGCCATTGCCACGACACGATGATGATGATCGACAGCAGCGGGTAGTGCGCCAGCCAGTCCACCGGTTGCGCGCCGAACAGCTTCCAGAGGTAGGCGAGGATCCCGGACACCGGGTGGAAGATCAGGTTCTTCCAGATCAGCGCACCGACCGTGGGCATGATGAAGAACGGTGAAATCAGCATCACCCGCACGATGCCACGACCGAAGAACTCGCTGGCCTCCAGCAGCGCACTGATCAACACACCGAACACCACGCTGATCAGCAACACGCTGCCCACCAGCAGCAAGGTGTTGGTGGCGCCGGGCAGGAACCCGGAGTCGGTCAGAAAGTAGGTGAAGTTATCCAGCCCGACGAATTCATTGATGCCCGGGTCGAGCAGGTTGTAGCGGATCATCGAGAAATAGACGGTCATGCCCAGCGGCACGATCATCCACAGCAGCAACAGGGCCACCGAAGGGCTGACCAGAAACCAGCCGGGATTGGCCACGCGGTTTTTGCGCCGGGGTTGCGACAGGTCAATGTGGGCTTTGGCAGTTGAAGTATTCATGGCGATCACATACTCGAGATACAGCGAGTTCTTTGAGGGGAGGGAGCAAGCTCCCTTCCTTCAATTGAAGAGGGCAGTGGTTACTTGGGGTAACCCGCGCGCTTCATCTCGCGTTCGGTGGTTTGCTGGGCGGCGGTCAGCGCCTGGTCGACCGTGGTCTGGCCGATCAGTGCCGCCGAGAACAGCTTGCCGACCTGGGTGCCCACACCCTGGAACTCAGGAATGGTCACCAGTTGAATGCCGATGTAAGGCACAGGCTTGAGGGTCGGTTTGCTCGGGTCAGCCGCTTTCAGCGACTCCAGCGTGACCTTGGCAAACGGTGCGGCGCTCATGTAGGCGTCGCTGTAGGTCGAGGCACGAGTGCCCGGCGGTACGTTGGCGATGCCGTCGGTCTTGGCGACCAGTTCGCCGTACTCTTTTGAGGTGGCCCAGGCACTGAATTCTTTGGCGGCGTCCTTGGCCTTGGAACTGGTCGGAATCGCCAGCGCCCAAGAGTACAGCCATGCCGATCCTTTATCGGTGACCTGATGCGGCGCAAAGGTGAAGCCGACGTGATCGGCGACCTTGCTTTGGGTCTTGTCGGTGACGAACGAGCCGGCGACGCTGGCATCGACCCAGATCGCGCATTTGCCGCTGTTGAACAGCGCGAGGTTTTCGTTGAAACCGTTGCTGGAGGCACCCGGCGGGCCGGACTTCTTCATGGTGTCGACGTAGAAGTTCAGCGCGTTCTTCCATTCCGGGCCACTGAATTCGGGTTTCCACTGCTCATCGAACCAGCGTGCGCCGTAAGCGTTGGCCACGGTGGTGATCAGCGCCATGTTCTCGCCCCAACCGGCCTTGCCGCGCAGGCAGATGCCGTATTGCTCCTTGTCCTTGTTGGTGAGTTTTTCGGCGAAGCCTGCGATCTGCTCCCAGGTCGGACGCTCCGGCATGGTCAGGCCGGCGTCCTTGAACAGGTCGGTGCGGTAATAGGTGATCGAGCTTTCGGCGTAGAACGGCAAGGCGTACAGCGAACCCTTGACCGACAGGCCTTCACGCACCGACGGGAACACATCGTCGAGGGCGTAGCTGGCCGGCAGATCCTTCATCGGTTCCAGCCAACCTTTTGCACCCCAGAGTGCGGCTTCGTACATGCCGATGGTCAACACGTCGAACTGACCGCCCTGGGTGGCGATGTCGGTGGTCAGGCGCTGACGCAGGACGTTTTCTTCCAGCACCACCCAGTTCAACTTGATGTCCGGATGCTCGGTCTCGAAGGTTTTCGAGAGCTTTTGCATGCGGATCATGTCGCTGTTGTTGACGGTGGCGATGGTCAGGGTCTGGGCGCCAAGGCTGACGCTGCTGAGGGTCATGCAGGTGAGGGCAAGCAGAGCTTTTGCAGTGGGTTGCATCGTGCACTCCTTTTCTGCACCCGGTGGGGGACAGAAGGACAGTTATTGTTTTTGTGTCTTCCGGCTGCAGGAAGAATGTGCACTGATTACAGCCTTCAATCGCAGGGCTGACAAATCATCCCTAGCACTTGAATCGATACTTTTTTGCACTCTCGATTGAGGCGACAAACACAGGGAAGGGCGTTTCAGGACAGCGAGGGCAATGAAACCGTACAGGTTTTCGGGCGTCAGCCGTGGTTTTGCTCGGTCAGACGCTGCACCACCAGCCGCCGATAATGCGAGGGCGTCATGCCTTTGAGCTGCTGAAAGCGCCGATTGAAATTGGAGATGTTGTTGAAGCCCGACTCGAAACACACCTCGGTCACCGGTTTGTCACCGTCCGCCAGCAGTTCGCAGGATTTGCTGATGCGCAGGCGATTGACGAACTCGATGAAGTTGCGCCCCGTGGCCTGCTTGAACACGCGGCTGAAATAGGTCGGTTTCATGCCCAGGTGCTCGGCGACTTCCTCCAGCGGCAGTTCACGGGCGTAGTGGGCGAAGATGTAATCGACCGCGCGGTTGGTGCGGTCGATGTTGTGTTCGTCGGCCAGTTGCGGCGTGGTTGCTCCAGACAGCAATTGGTAGTCGTCGGAGGCCGCCAGCAATTCCATCAGGATGAAAAAGTGCCCGAGACGGGTGATGCCGCTTGAATCGGCGATGCGTTGCATCAGGCTCATGGCCTGACGAATCGTCTGCGGTGAGCGGAATTCGATGCCGTACTGCGCGCGTTCCAGCAGTGGCGCCAGAGTCTTCAGCTCGGCGAACACCTGATGGCCGCTTTCAAACAGTTCATCGGTGAAGTTGACCAGCATGTCACGCTTCTCGACCACTTCGTCTTCGGCCACCTGGCTGATCCAGTTGTGCGGCAGGTTGGGGCCGGTGAGGAACAGCGTCTGCGGGTAGAAGTTGCCGATGTAGTCGCCGATGAATACCTTGCCCGAACTGGCCACGATCAGGTGCAGTTCGTATTCCTTGTGGAAATGCCAGCGCACCAGCGGGCAGGGGAAGCCGTGCTGGCGATAGATGATGGACAACCCGTTGTGGTCATCCATCAATTCATAAGAGGGGTCGGTGACGCGGGCGGTTCGGGTCATGGTCGGGCGCTTTTTTTGTTATCGCCCGGCGATCATGCCTCTTTGCGCGCCCGTTACGCCAGCAGGCGATCAACAGGGCGCTGGTGGGCCTTGGTTTGATTCACGGCACGGCAGAACGACACGATGTTGCTCTCTTCGATGAAGTCGACGTTGATGACGTTGCACTTCATTGCCCAATCACTGTTGTCTGGATCGAACCACTCGTTCAGTTCCTTATGAATATCAACCGGGCCGCCCAGTGCGGTGTAACAGGTGGCGGACAACGACCAGGGTTTCCACGCGCCAGGTGGGGATTTCAGGACATTGCCGATGAACTGTTTCAACTCCGCCGAGCCGGTCAGATCGCTGCCCGACCATTCATGGTTGATGTAATCGATGAACACATGGCGATCTAGTTGCCAGTGTGACCGAGCGGCCGCGAATACACGTTGCTCTTTGCTGATATGTTTGAGTTGCCCAAGGCCGGCGCTCAGGTTTCTGCTCGGGATCAAACGATGTCCGAGCAGGTGAATCATCATTTTATTGAAGTAGTCATAATCGAAGTCGTTACCGTCGAGACTGTGGAAGTCCAGAACAATGAACTCGTCCGGGTTTTGCTTCAGAAAATTTTCTACGTCGGTGATCAAACTGCCCAGGGTTCGGGAGTTGCGGTGTCCGCCATGGTGAGCACGGAATCTGCCGACGCCTTCGGCCTTTGGTTCGTAGGCCAGGCGAATGTCCAGCACCCGTGCGCCATGGTGAAGTTGGGCGTGAAACGAGTCATGCTGGCAAGCCAGCCAATGACGGGGTGGGCCGAACACTGGATAACTGGCGCGCCAGTCGCTGCCGGCGTTGTGGGTTCCCGGCAGGGTCAGTTCGGATATCGAAAGTGAATCAATGGACGGTGTCGCCGCCATCCAGTCATGGGTGGCGTAGTTAATGATGTCGGTCATATATGCATCCTGCATAAGTTGATTGTGGCGCCACTCTTTAATAACGAGGGTGGCGCCGGCAGGATGTTTATAGTGTTTGAATTTTCAGATGACTATCTATCGATTGATACAGGTTGTTGATTGTTGTGTTTATAGATTTCCGGACTTTATTGTTTGTTTGCGTTCTTTGCTTCAATCCACTGCGCCATGTATTGCGTGCTCTTGTGCGAGTGATGTCGCAACATGCTACCGGTGAAGTTGTTGCGTCTTAGTTGGGCAATGTTTGCGCGACAGTCCAGCAGCTTGTTGATCAGCGCCGGCCCATGTATGGCCTGCTGATAAACCTCCTGGAGTAGCGCGTGCCCCTGGGATTGGGCCGCTTGCCAACGCACCTCGTCGCGATAAATCTCGACCGCGGCATTGGCCAGATCCTGCGCCGTACGGCAGACAGCGCCCGGCCAGGGTTGGTCGGTATGCATGCCTTCAGCGCCAATCGGCGTGGTGACACTCGGCGTGCCGCAAAGCATGGCATCGATCAGCTTGCCTTTGATGCCGGCGCCAAAACGCAGGGGCGCCAGGCAGATGCGCGCATCGGACATGACCTGCAACGCATCCTCGGCCCAGTTCATGATGTGAAAACCCTGTGCGGCATTGTGCAAGGCTGCAGCCTTGGGCGGCGTGTAGGCGCCGTAGATGTGCAATTGTGCTTTGGGCAGTTGTTCACGGATCAGTGGCCAGACGCTCGACTTCATCCATATAACCGCGTCCCAGTTTGGCGCGTGACGGAAATTGCCAATACTGAGGAAGTGTGCGCGCTCCTCGAAAGGTTTCGCCGGTGCGCTGGGCGGTTCGACCATCAACGGACACCAGTGCAGCAACTCGGGTGGCAGCTTGAACTGCTGCACCAGCAACTCGATTTCCACCTGCGAAATCATCAGGTTCAGATCGCAGCGGTAGAGCGCGGCGATCTCGCGCTTGGCCAGGTCGGTGTCGGCCATCAGGTCGAACTCTTCGGCCAGCGCCGAGGCAAACAACTGATCGAAATCGTTGGTGTCATCGCTGTGCTTGAGGCGATCCTTCAAACGTTGGTGACGGGCATGCCGCAGGCTTTGCAGATCCGAAGTTTCCAGAACGCGCAAGGCATCAGGGCAGTGCTTTTCCACTCGCCAGCCGAACTGCTCTTCGATCATGAACTGGTCGAACAGCACGATATCCGGGGCGAGTTCGCTGATGAAGGTGTCGAAGCTGCTGTTGTTCAGCTCGATCGGGACTTCGCGGATGCCCAATGCAGTCAGGTCGGCGCGGTGCTCACCGGTGCCGGCAGGGCTGGCAAAGGTGATTTGCCAGCCTTGTTGCAGGAAGGTCTCGAGAATCTGCATCACGTGCCCGCTCGCAGCGGAGGAGCGGGGTTCCGGCCAGACGTAACCAATGACGAGGACTTTGGTTGCGGGCTGACTCATGAGAAACGATTCCTGGGACGAAGAGACGGAAAAAAGGCGCGCGAATTAGAACACAATGCGCGCGTCCGCCGATCCGCTTTTTCTCAGATCGATGCCCTGGCGAGTTTGAGCCGAACCGAACCATCGATGAAACCGAGTTGGGTGGTTTTCTTCACCCCGTTCTGAATCCGGGCGAGATTGAGCAAGAACGCTTCCCGGTGAGTGCGTACCTGATCGAGCATGGAAACTGCCAGAGAGTAGGAGTCGGCGTTGATCAATGCCGGATGTTTTTTCACCAGTGCCGGCAAAGTATTCTCAATGAGCCCCAACAGCTCGAATCCCTCATCATAGGTAGCCTTGAAATGCGGATTGGACAGGTTTTTAGGGGGCGCCTTGTGGGCGTCCTTGGCGAAATCCAGTAACCCGGCCACGTCCATATCCGCAGGCCCAGCCCCGGCGTGTTTCATTTGCCCGTAGTACAGATCCAGCGAATCCGGCGCGCCGTGCGCCATTTCATGAATCAGTACATCACCGATTCGACCGTCATCGTATTTCGCCATGCGGTAATAATCGTCCAGCCCTTCGGGGTAGATCACCAGAAAACGCTCAGGTGTGTTTTTCAGATACGAACCATCGAGGACGCTGGTCTTCCAGCGCTTGTAAACCACCGGGCGCAACGCAGCGTTAGCCTCTGAGCCTTTTCTGAAAGACATGTTGGCGAGCGTGACGAAGTCCAGGTCGTTTCGCATTTTGTGCAAGTTTGACTTCACATGTTTGAGAACATCATCGGAATCATTGCCGAAAACATGCTTGAGGACGGCTCGCACGTCAGCACTGTCGGTATCCAGTAGCATCAACGTCGCATTATCGAGTTTAGATTTGGCAGCCGGCAGCGCTTTTTTTATATAGCCCTGAGTGTAACTGAAGGGCTTGGCGCGACCGAAAAGCCGTCGAAGCGGCGCCAAGCGGGATACCTTCAGATTTTTCAACTTCGGCCCCCATGCGCCGCCGACCCTCAGGTTCAACGCATACCAATCACTGTTGCGCTGGAGTGCCAGCAGGCTGACCGGTTCCCCCAGATTATCCGCCGCTTTCCTGGTGCCCTGAAACAAATCGGACTTTTGCGCAGCCTTGACCAAGTCATAGGACTGAGCGCTACCCGTCAGTTTGCGTAGCTGGCCGGTGGCGGTTTCAACGGCGTTGAGCCCGTGTTTGCTCAGAAGCAGGACGCCCTTTTTAGCCAGTCGTCCACCTTGCACGGCCAGTGTCGGCAAGCCATCGAGCGGATTGAAGAGCGACACCGAAAAATGGGCTCCGGCCTTCGCAATACTTAAAGCCTTGGCAGTCGTTGAAGTTGTCTTGCCGATTATGCCGGCAACCGTGGCGCCGAAACCGACCATCAGCCCCAGTAATGCCAGGCCATCAAGAATGCAGCCGCCGATGCCTTCGGATACTCGATGCGCATCGCCGGAGCGGATGTCCTCAATGCATTTTTTGAAGGGCACGATCACATTGATGATGGCGTCATTCACTGTTTCGTTATCGGCGCGTATTTTTTGCAACTCGGTCTGCGCGTACAACGCCGAGTAGAGTTCTTCGCGGCTGGCTACCGGGTGATTGCCCAATACGCCCTCAGCCAGCGCTTCCAGCGCTCGGGAAAAGAACAGTGGGACCGGCTGGACTTCATCTGAAGCCAAGGCGAAATTCCAGAGCTTTTCCACGATTACACTGGACGTCAGCCCTCGTTTCGGTTCGCTGCCATTCAAATAGGCATCAACGTCGAGAGGCCATTGCCGCTCAGGTTTTTTGGGTTGAAAGTCCGTATCGGCACCCAAATAGGACAGTGATGGCTCTTCGAACACCACACTGCTGGATCGCAACATATCGGCCAACTCCGGTCGTTCGCGACAGAGTCCCCTGAGCGAAAACAGCTCGTAACAGCGAAAAACCTTGCCTTGCTGGCATCCCAGGATAATGCCGTAACGGCCCTTGGCAGCATTGCGCTGGCGTTGGGTTTCCTCAAATGGATTAAGAGGATTTACCGATTTTCGAACGGTATATAAGTTAATCAA from Pseudomonas allokribbensis encodes the following:
- a CDS encoding carbohydrate ABC transporter permease, translated to MNTSTAKAHIDLSQPRRKNRVANPGWFLVSPSVALLLLWMIVPLGMTVYFSMIRYNLLDPGINEFVGLDNFTYFLTDSGFLPGATNTLLLVGSVLLISVVFGVLISALLEASEFFGRGIVRVMLISPFFIMPTVGALIWKNLIFHPVSGILAYLWKLFGAQPVDWLAHYPLLSIIIIVSWQWLPFAILILMTAMQSLDQEQKEAARLDGAGPVAIFWHLTLPHLARPIAVVVMIETIFLLSVFAEIFTTTNGGPGYASTNLAYLIYNQALVQFDVGMASAGGLIAVVIANIAAIILVRMIGKNLTDKA
- a CDS encoding ABC transporter substrate-binding protein yields the protein MQPTAKALLALTCMTLSSVSLGAQTLTIATVNNSDMIRMQKLSKTFETEHPDIKLNWVVLEENVLRQRLTTDIATQGGQFDVLTIGMYEAALWGAKGWLEPMKDLPASYALDDVFPSVREGLSVKGSLYALPFYAESSITYYRTDLFKDAGLTMPERPTWEQIAGFAEKLTNKDKEQYGICLRGKAGWGENMALITTVANAYGARWFDEQWKPEFSGPEWKNALNFYVDTMKKSGPPGASSNGFNENLALFNSGKCAIWVDASVAGSFVTDKTQSKVADHVGFTFAPHQVTDKGSAWLYSWALAIPTSSKAKDAAKEFSAWATSKEYGELVAKTDGIANVPPGTRASTYSDAYMSAAPFAKVTLESLKAADPSKPTLKPVPYIGIQLVTIPEFQGVGTQVGKLFSAALIGQTTVDQALTAAQQTTEREMKRAGYPK
- a CDS encoding AraC family transcriptional regulator yields the protein MTRTARVTDPSYELMDDHNGLSIIYRQHGFPCPLVRWHFHKEYELHLIVASSGKVFIGDYIGNFYPQTLFLTGPNLPHNWISQVAEDEVVEKRDMLVNFTDELFESGHQVFAELKTLAPLLERAQYGIEFRSPQTIRQAMSLMQRIADSSGITRLGHFFILMELLAASDDYQLLSGATTPQLADEHNIDRTNRAVDYIFAHYARELPLEEVAEHLGMKPTYFSRVFKQATGRNFIEFVNRLRISKSCELLADGDKPVTEVCFESGFNNISNFNRRFQQLKGMTPSHYRRLVVQRLTEQNHG
- a CDS encoding phospholipase — protein: MTDIINYATHDWMAATPSIDSLSISELTLPGTHNAGSDWRASYPVFGPPRHWLACQHDSFHAQLHHGARVLDIRLAYEPKAEGVGRFRAHHGGHRNSRTLGSLITDVENFLKQNPDEFIVLDFHSLDGNDFDYDYFNKMMIHLLGHRLIPSRNLSAGLGQLKHISKEQRVFAAARSHWQLDRHVFIDYINHEWSGSDLTGSAELKQFIGNVLKSPPGAWKPWSLSATCYTALGGPVDIHKELNEWFDPDNSDWAMKCNVINVDFIEESNIVSFCRAVNQTKAHQRPVDRLLA
- a CDS encoding glycosyltransferase, which produces MSQPATKVLVIGYVWPEPRSSAASGHVMQILETFLQQGWQITFASPAGTGEHRADLTALGIREVPIELNNSSFDTFISELAPDIVLFDQFMIEEQFGWRVEKHCPDALRVLETSDLQSLRHARHQRLKDRLKHSDDTNDFDQLFASALAEEFDLMADTDLAKREIAALYRCDLNLMISQVEIELLVQQFKLPPELLHWCPLMVEPPSAPAKPFEERAHFLSIGNFRHAPNWDAVIWMKSSVWPLIREQLPKAQLHIYGAYTPPKAAALHNAAQGFHIMNWAEDALQVMSDARICLAPLRFGAGIKGKLIDAMLCGTPSVTTPIGAEGMHTDQPWPGAVCRTAQDLANAAVEIYRDEVRWQAAQSQGHALLQEVYQQAIHGPALINKLLDCRANIAQLRRNNFTGSMLRHHSHKSTQYMAQWIEAKNANKQ